Part of the Ficedula albicollis isolate OC2 chromosome 6, FicAlb1.5, whole genome shotgun sequence genome is shown below.
GCTCAGCTTGTCCAGCCAAGACCCTTTGTAGCTGGAGTTTATATCCAATACAATGGctagaatgaaaaatatatctGTCTTTGCAACACAGGAAAAGCTTGTCCATGCACCTACTGTAGCACCCATTAGCAATGCTGTACTGCACTTCTGGCAGCTTACAGGAAAAGGCCAAAATTgtcaacaaaaataaagatccATTAGAGCAAGGAGACACAACACAGCAGCGTATGGAAGGAGTTTCTCTTTTACTGCTGCATTATTAAATCACAAAACACTGGGCCACTTTAATACGTTGCTTTTTACTGCaggttttcttctgccttcacctAGGCAAGAGAAGACTCGTGgatatattattattatgattgGTATTATCCCCTGCTGCATGCACCACTCTGTGCAGCATGCTATCCTGTCTAGTCCCATGGGAATGATACATCTGGTTTCCATCAACAGCATTTCATTTattgactcttttttttctttagtacaCTGTTTATATTGGAAAGGTAGACAAGAGACCTGTTTCTCTACTCAgccaaatatattttctttgctatttctTAATGTATTAAAGTGATCTGGGAATTGACTTTCTTTATGATCTCCAGCAAGGCATTGAAtctctttttgctgtttcttaggtgaaaaaaagagaagatagTCCTTCCCTTGTAGCAACACAGTGAGAATTAAGGTGTGTGAAAATTGTAGGAAGGATGGAAGGAGGAAGGGCTCAACTGAGAAATTTGTTTTGCCAGGCTCTCCCATTGTAGGAAGAGAATACCAAGAAGAAGAGTACCAGACCTTTTATAACTGCTGTAGCATATTGTTTAGCTCCCCTGTGGAACAAGTAACACACACCCTaaaggatattttatttttgccttggCTGCCAACCATCATATGCAATGTTTAGGCTTCCAGATATTTTATAGCTAGCCTTCAAAATCCACAGTCTGCAGAAGTCAGGTAATAAAACTGATGAAGCAGATGGGAAGGACAATATTTTGAACACTATTGTAGCAATTCATGGcttagtaaaataaaatgaacttCTTTCAGCCCACTCTTGGCCCTGGGGTACTGACAAATCTCACACAAAATTGTCCAAGTCTGCACAAGGAATGGGTGGATGTGGACTAAGTCTTTTTCAAGTATCAGCCTTCATCCTCTGCAGGACTTCTGCTGTTGTCAAAGGTGGATTGTCAGATGAGGTAATTTTCTGCATGTTTGAGAGTCCTTGATGGTTAGGAATCTTTTCTTACCATGCTCTCAATGTTGTGGAACTGTAATCTTCTTGCTATATCTAAAGGAGTCTCCCCATCCTGAAAGAAACAGATGAAATACATTGCAATGTGATAGATATGGGTCAAGTAAAAAGAGATTTCCTAACTTTGCCACTTGTGTAAGGTCCCCTGTCACTTCTGCtctaaaataaagatttcaggACATGCTGAGCCTAACAGTGCTCTGGCTGAAGAAAGGAACAGAGACCTCCCCTGCAGTAGGGAAAGCCTTTCCACTGTTTCCTGGGAGTAAGATCCAAATGTAGGGAACTCATTTGGGCAACGCTTGAGCTGTTTGGTGACAGAAGCAGCCTGACTTATCCTCTCAGAAGAAGGGTGCTCAACAGcacaaaaaccacacagaaagaCTTttatccctgccctgcagcctaCATCTTAGGAACAGCAGTGAAGGATTCACACTCTAAAGTTGCTCTTGTCAACAGTGGCAATGGAGCAAATGTTTCATACCAAAGAGGAAACAAATTGGCTGCCAGGAAGCTGTGCACCCTTTTCTTTAAACTGCTGTGCACCAGCTAAGGCCTACAAAGGACTTACTGGTTGACCACCATGACAAGCAAATACATTTATCAACTTCACCTTCTTACCTGATTCTTTACAGAAGTGTCTGCATGAGCTTCAAGCAGTAGAGGAATGACTGCCTGGTTTTTCATTTCACAAGCATAGtgaagggctgtgctgccagactGAAGGGAAACAGAAGCAGATTAATTCTATTTCTATGACTTCTTTAGTAGATCTTGGGCAAGTACATCTACCTATAGCCTTATCAGTTTCCCCCCTAAGAGCCGGATGCAAAACACACATATCATTTCTTATCACAATACACTACAcaataaaacaaatacattaCCATTAGAAAAAcgggaacaaaaaaaataattcgTTCCCTGGGATGCAACTGCTAAAACAGGTTTGATACATTAGCAGGAAGCCAATAATTTCAGAGGATCACATGAGCTTGATCTCAGAAACTGCATCTTAAACAATACTATTTTCTTGCACTTCAGTGCTCTAGAATTTCATTGCTGATAAAATTGGTGTTTCTCCTTTTCTACCTTAGAGGAGAGGAGCTCTTTACCTCACCTAAGCAGGCTAGTGGACACATAACTCTGTATATGGCAGATCAGCACACTCTGAAGAGCAAGAGAAGACACAGGCTCTTGCCCTGTAGCCCACAAATCTGTTCCAGTTCAAAAtcttaaaaatgctgaaaaactcAGATGCTTATATCACTAGAATCTTTACATAATTGGGTATTTAATATATAAGTACCTCAGCCCAGCTTGCCTGAATTCTCTCATGAGGGCATTGTTCAGAAAGTGAGGATTAGTTGACCAGTGGGGAATTATTCTGTGTACACTATAAATCTATTGCCTAAGTGTCAAGCAGAAACACTGAATCCTCCTAGTAAATCAGTCAGTTCAATCCCTGATGCTCCTACTCCAACTATGTTGCTAGAAGGCTCTGTAGTCTGTTTTTAGCATGGTTTCCTGCATGTGAGCCACGTTTGCATTTGTACAAACCCACTTACAGAGTCTGCAGCATTCACATCGACTCCAGCTCTAAGCAACGTCTTGACCAGGTGTtcattctgctttgtttttgagACCTGTTTGGTGCAAGGGAAAGAGGAACACAGTAAAACAGCTCATCAGCATATAGTCTTAAGTATATTTGTGCTAAATACTGTGACTTTTCAAAAGAGAGACATGGTCTCTGGAAATGTCAGACTGATGCAGTAATACAAATCTGTTCTTTCACCAGCCCCAGACACAGCAAAATGCCTGCTCCTTCTGTTGCACACGTTCAGTCCTGCTTTAACAAAGCAGCTCATACTCTATAGAGGTTCCTGGCCTGAAACACTGCCATGAGAAATGTGCTTAAGGGAAAGATAGAGGGTCATTCTTGCTCCCACGCAGACTCACCATGAGCAGGTATCCAATGAGCATAACTGGCATGAGGATTATGATGAGCACGTAGTCAAGGAAGGTGAAACGTTTTCTCACAGCGTAGTGGAGGCAAGTGCGGTCCTTCTAAACACAAAGTAACTCTGATTAGTGCCAGATTCAGTGATCTCACTTTGCTTAATAGTCATAAGAGTAGACCATTTCCAATCCCACAAGCTTTCTTTTGGACTATCCAATAGAAAATCTCCTTGATTTTCTAGCAGAAATAGATACATGCATCTTGCTTCCTTCAAGTAGAGGCACATTTAACACATACAGGGTCATGGAAATCAGGCTACAATATCCTCAGTAGGAAGCAAACTTGAGATTTGTCTTTGCTTGCCAGTGTCCCCACTGGCACTGCAAGAATCTGAAAGGACAGCCCCACAGAGGAAGAGTCAGTGGCCACTTACCTTATTTCTGAGGTTGACATCAGCATGTTTTCTAAGAAGATAGTTAACTATCCTGTTGTTTCCTTGTCTACATGCACAAATTAAGGGGGTGTCTCCACTGAAGCTGTCCTGGACATTCAGATAGTTGCTGTTGCCTTCCAAAAGGAGATGAACTTTATTGAAATCGTTGCTATAAGCTGCCTGACAGATGGGCTGAAGGGAGAAGATAATAGTGATCAGCACGTGCTTCACTAAGACATCCATACTTTCCACTCTGGCTCACTGCTTACACACCCTAAAATACTTGACAGAGGCTGTAGTTCTTGGTGCCTTCCAGAAGATGGTGGTAGGAGACGCTCCTGAAGCTGCTACACAGCCCTCAGCCCCAAAGTCACAGCCTTTGCACGGTGGAATGGATTTCCTGTCCGTTTTGGATGCCGTTTCTATAATCCAGGAAATAAATCCTGATGattttcaacaggaaaaaaaccccaaaagcgGCTTCCATTCTCTCAGGAGCTGGTCACTGTATTAAGCAGCAAGCAGGGACAAGCCCATGTGCCCGAGTTGACATCAGGCTTTCCCTttggctgggcactgctgaacAGAAGGAGCCACTCCTGCCTCATCCGTTCCCAGAAGACAGCCAACTCTCAGgtgaaagttaaaaaacaagCCCCCACcaatgtttcttttccagactttaaaatacctaaaaaaaaatacattccagTGTGCCCAGGTCAGATCCTGCTTGGCTTTTGGGAACTGCTTGCTGGTCAGCTTTTCGCTCAGTATTTCTACACATCCTTGGCCTGAACTCCaattccttccctctgcagcagcaagaagTCAGACtaagcagaagcagagaaatgcaggaGTACTACAAGTTCCAAACAGCCTAATACAGGCAGAAACTCACATTTAGAGGTGGGGCAGACTGGTAGCATTTGAGTTCTCCAGTCAAGAACAGAATaagtctttcttttcttacttaGGATTTTACCcaacattttccaaaatattaatttcctttaaatattaCCTGTagtttttcctctccattctCCTTTATTTCACATCCTAAATACTCTATGTGGTAAAGATCTAGTCCTGAACTCTGAGCTCTTTCCTCACTCCTCCAGTTTGTTCCCTCCCCTCTGTCCTCCCCTCTACTCCCACGCCTTCTGCcttaaaaatattcatcttGTTTACACTTTTTCAGCCAAACTTTGATTTACAACACAGGTTTATCCCCAGCATAATTACTGCCTAGTTCTCTGGACAGCTGCACAAGAGAAGTGATTTGTTCCTAAAGAAAGAATTTACATGCTCACCAGACCTTACACcacttcttgttttgtttttattatgcCAGACAAAAATCTACAAAGAACTCGTgccatattttaaattttcacacCTGTCTGTATTTGTATAGAAGCTTACATATAACATTTAGTATTTTGCACTTCACCAGAACCAGAACTGTTTTAATGATTTTGAGgagaaaaccttttttaaaCCCCATTTGGTGTGATTTGCACACAGGTGTCATCTAAAAGATCAGTTTTCTC
Proteins encoded:
- the ANKRD22 gene encoding ankyrin repeat domain-containing protein 22; the protein is MGILYSEPICQAAYSNDFNKVHLLLEGNSNYLNVQDSFSGDTPLICACRQGNNRIVNYLLRKHADVNLRNKKDRTCLHYAVRKRFTFLDYVLIIILMPVMLIGYLLMVSKTKQNEHLVKTLLRAGVDVNAADSSGSTALHYACEMKNQAVIPLLLEAHADTSVKNQDGETPLDIARRLQFHNIESMVRKDS